TTCACAAGATCCAGCTGGGCCATGTCAATGTTGTGGCTCTGGAAGTAATCCAGCGTGTCGCGCATTATGATGCCTGACACGTTAAGCATTTCCTTGCGCGTGGAGGCTGGAGGTTCTCCCTTAATATCGCGACCCGCAATAACCAGGCCAAGCTTGAATACCAGCTTTAGAGTGGATTCTGAGGAGTAGCCCTGGTGGGACCAGATGTAGCGGAATGCAGTCAAGGCCAGGTCGCATGCTGCCTGATAATTGCCCGATGCCAGCAACTGTGTGGTCCGGTTGTAGGAAGCGATGGCCACCGAGCGGACAAGATCCCGCGACTTGTGGGTACTGAAATACTCCAAGATAGTCTCAGTGAACACTCTAGCCTGATGTATGTTCAGCTTCAGGCTGCTACCCtcggtgttgaggaagtagTTGGAGAACTGCTCGACAACACGGTTGGCAGCGGACTGACGGTTCCGAGACACCAAAAATCCGTACAAACGGGGGACGGTGGCTGTCAACGTCTGCAGGCTAGTGCTCTTGGAGCTGATTTCGGACTGGAAGCGCTCCATGAACAGATACTCCATGGTAAGCGTAGAGTAAATCTCATTCAGAGTGACAGTGGAATCTTCGCGGACGCGGAGGCTGTACTCAACCTGAGCCAAGAAGGCCAGGTTCTCTCGTTGATTGGAGGTGATATCAAATCCGAAGAGAGACACGTTGGAAGAGTCCTTCAGGATCATCTGGCGATAGAGCTCCTGACTCAATTCCTTGGCTCGGTGGATCTCACCCGCCTCAATGTAGCCGGACACAATGCtctttgctgctgccgtcAACTGGGTGGCAGAGGTCTGTGAAGTCAGGATTTGAGAGGTCGCTTCCTGTAAGATCGAAACAGTCTGGTGAGTTTCCCCACGCGTGGTGTACAAGGAAGTAATCTCCTCCATTTGAGACAGCGCCTCCTCATGCGCCCATCCCTGTGTGGACCGGATGGAAGACAAGCGGCGGGTGCGGATGGACACCCAGTTCCGCACTTCTGACTCGGTCATGGACGAGAAATCCTTCTCGACTTCGACTTCCTCTGCAGTCAAAGTGTCCAGTGTGGCACGAATATCATCATAGTCAATTTCCACCTCGGTGGACCTAGTATCGAGGAGGATCTTGTAAAGCTGAATTGCTTCATGTTCATATTGCTTGGATTCCTGGCAGATATGGGCTAGTGTTTTGGTCGCTTGGATTGTAATCGTAGCACTGGAGCCAAACAGACTGATGCACGACTTACGATACTGGACAGTCACATCATGAATAGAAGCAGTGTCGCTCTGAACCATGCGCAGGCAGTGAACATAGCGTTCATAAATGGTCTGCACAAAGGCTTGGTCCTGGAGCTTCGGGCTGATCGTCGGGTTTTGGAGCGTGTTGAACAACACGCGGCAGGGTTTTAGTGCATCACTGTACCGGCCTTGATTCAAAAGCTCCGTTGCAACCACAAGTAAGGGCTCAAATGCATCTGGGTGGCAGGTCTCGGAATCCTTGTTCAGAATAGAAACT
The window above is part of the Aspergillus luchuensis IFO 4308 DNA, chromosome 8, nearly complete sequence genome. Proteins encoded here:
- a CDS encoding uncharacterized protein (COG:S;~EggNog:ENOG410Q1F3;~InterPro:IPR011990;~go_function: GO:0005515 - protein binding [Evidence IEA]), with amino-acid sequence MKSVGLSRVALNVFKHIARNSTRQSSIYHEAEQYIRSTSREIMQSTSFESFQTESSLEEIVYQSSSTDEVTVKASNKLLEVYWSQHRWQDATKILKRLLRSVWPALFAPSLDDVVLPSTDLNRAIELTERLSNCYRSRRYQLKEEDIRVRLYRAVRRDRPAGDKLLEKVTTSLLRLYERTSQTEKVITIHQDKLQDYTKRYGGSHPTVLKELWTLAELTRPRPVAVDYYRQIVSILNKDSETCHPDAFEPLLVVATELLNQGRYSDALKPCRVLFNTLQNPTISPKLQDQAFVQTIYERYVHCLRMVQSDTASIHDVTVQYRKSCISLFGSSATITIQATKTLAHICQESKQYEHEAIQLYKILLDTRSTEVEIDYDDIRATLDTLTAEEVEVEKDFSSMTESEVRNWVSIRTRRLSSIRSTQGWAHEEALSQMEEITSLYTTRGETHQTVSILQEATSQILTSQTSATQLTAAAKSIVSGYIEAGEIHRAKELSQELYRQMILKDSSNVSLFGFDITSNQRENLAFLAQVEYSLRVREDSTVTLNEIYSTLTMEYLFMERFQSEISSKSTSLQTLTATVPRLYGFLVSRNRQSAANRVVEQFSNYFLNTEGSSLKLNIHQARVFTETILEYFSTHKSRDLVRSVAIASYNRTTQLLASGNYQAACDLALTAFRYIWSHQGYSSESTLKLVFKLGLVIAGRDIKGEPPASTRKEMLNVSGIIMRDTLDYFQSHNIDMAQLDLVNLESLIGVLDEQHDYHTLAWILTSLWNSRDTHEIWNAENDQEVSQQQFQYTLALGRWLVITRYLIGDYTAAIRLAEDIVYNCARVQGPRHSSTVEMTVLLSQMYTSVAQGYQNQKDRRELAYRYYKKAAAVHENALRYFIDPTSVSASEMEGGVLSGLSSPASSPGVGAVEEGKFVRKHLHLLKLAVERLGDWPKEYSEYERLNSDLFRTYSNDLKGVDGIDKWNLKRFGSGRAEASDDLLSTGIENQGVGFYERLAIAV